One part of the Trueperaceae bacterium genome encodes these proteins:
- the hutH gene encoding histidine ammonia-lyase, producing MIDKGHGPDRRSPGRSGQEPVRVGGSLTLRDIVGVARSDRPVELAGEVVDRVKRSREFVDELVNSGKTIYGITTGFGHLARVHIEDEDVHALQRNLVLSHSAGVGEPFSRDVTRAMLLLRAQSLALGYSGVRLELLELLLACLNRGVHPVIPSQGSVGASGDLAPLAHMALTLIGEGEAEYRGEVVPAARALEEAGLRPLALEAKEGLALINGTQAMTSVAALVLHDALGLCTVADVAGAMSLVALRGLSDPFDPRVGFLRPHRGCEQTARNLRLLLAGSTGVSDEARVQDAYSLRCMPQVHGASRGALLHAADVVVREVHSVTDNPLIFEEDGDVISAGNFHGQPVALAMDYAKSAIAELASISERRIARLQDPALSNLPAFLTSEAGLNSGLMITQYTAAALVSENKVLAHPASVDSVPTSANQEDHVSMGTIAARQAAQVLTNSQRVLAIELLNAAQALDLRPGLHTGPGVTAAHHAIREVVPQLRGDRVMAGDLEAAFDLVARGTLLEAVAGAVEGLEIVETV from the coding sequence GTGATCGACAAGGGGCACGGACCGGATAGGCGATCGCCCGGACGGTCGGGGCAGGAACCGGTGCGGGTCGGCGGCTCGCTCACCCTGCGGGATATCGTCGGGGTAGCTCGTTCGGATCGGCCGGTGGAGTTGGCTGGCGAGGTGGTGGACCGGGTGAAGCGGAGCCGCGAGTTCGTCGACGAGCTCGTCAACAGCGGCAAGACGATCTACGGCATCACTACCGGCTTCGGACATCTCGCCCGGGTGCACATCGAAGACGAGGACGTGCACGCGCTCCAGCGGAATCTGGTGCTGTCACACTCGGCCGGAGTGGGCGAGCCATTCTCGCGCGACGTTACCCGTGCGATGCTGCTGCTGCGGGCACAGAGCCTGGCGCTGGGCTACAGCGGAGTGCGACTCGAACTGCTCGAGCTGCTCCTGGCCTGCCTGAATCGGGGGGTCCACCCCGTCATACCTTCGCAGGGTTCCGTAGGCGCGAGCGGAGATCTCGCGCCGCTCGCCCACATGGCGCTCACGCTCATCGGCGAGGGGGAGGCCGAGTACCGCGGGGAAGTGGTTCCGGCGGCGCGAGCGCTGGAGGAGGCCGGACTGCGACCTCTGGCGCTGGAAGCCAAAGAGGGTCTTGCCCTCATCAACGGGACGCAGGCGATGACCTCCGTAGCTGCCCTCGTCCTACACGACGCTCTCGGGCTCTGCACGGTAGCGGACGTGGCAGGAGCGATGAGCCTCGTCGCATTGCGCGGTTTGTCCGACCCGTTCGATCCACGGGTCGGGTTCCTGCGACCCCACCGCGGCTGCGAGCAGACCGCTCGCAACCTGAGGCTGCTGCTGGCGGGGAGTACCGGGGTGAGCGACGAAGCGCGGGTGCAGGACGCCTACAGCCTGCGCTGCATGCCCCAGGTCCATGGCGCCAGCCGCGGCGCCCTGCTGCACGCGGCCGACGTCGTTGTCCGCGAGGTCCACAGCGTGACCGACAACCCGCTGATCTTCGAAGAGGACGGCGATGTCATCTCGGCGGGCAACTTCCACGGGCAGCCGGTTGCTTTGGCGATGGATTATGCGAAGTCGGCGATAGCCGAACTCGCCAGCATCTCGGAGCGGCGGATCGCCAGGCTCCAGGACCCCGCCCTCTCGAACCTGCCGGCGTTCCTGACGAGCGAAGCAGGCCTCAACTCGGGCCTGATGATCACCCAGTACACTGCCGCCGCCCTCGTGAGTGAGAACAAGGTTCTCGCGCACCCCGCCAGCGTCGACAGCGTCCCGACCAGCGCTAACCAGGAGGACCACGTCTCGATGGGGACGATAGCTGCCCGTCAGGCCGCCCAAGTCCTGACGAACAGCCAGCGGGTCCTCGCCATAGAGCTGCTGAACGCCGCTCAGGCGCTCGACCTGCGTCCCGGTCTTCACACGGGACCAGGCGTTACCGCGGCCCACCACGCCATACGGGAGGTGGTTCCGCAGCTTCGTGGGGACAGGGTGATGGCCGGCGACCTCGAGGCCGCCTTCGATCTCGTGGCCCGCGGGACTTTGCTCGAGGCGGTTGCGGGTGCCGTCGAAGGGTTGGAGATCGTCGAAACCGTGTAA
- the hutI gene encoding imidazolonepropionase — MMRRLFRGISELYTPFTRVEDAVLAVEDGTVAFVGPARELPGTFWDWPATDIGGHGVLPGLVDSHTHLVWAGDRLAEYHLRARGAAYEEILQAGGGIYNTVRATTTASEEELLGLARERAHTFLQGGVTALEVKSGYGLEFEQELKMLRVVNRLAAELPQHVVPTLLAHVIPRDRDRNEYVAAFTRELIPEVARSGLARAVDVFCDAGAYTLDETRLIFEAARAHGLGVKAHAEQLTRTGATALVAEFEGLSADHLEQTTEEDWRALAAAGSVATLLPGATVLLRKPFPSARAMWDAGVKVAVATDHNPGSSPFYSLFLAMQLAIALGDLTVEEALVAGTAHTADALDLPALGRLEKGSAADFIVTSTAHATSPLYTWGTTGLERVYTGGEEVWPYDKS, encoded by the coding sequence GGGCCCGCCCGCGAACTTCCCGGAACCTTCTGGGACTGGCCGGCGACGGACATCGGTGGGCACGGCGTACTGCCCGGACTCGTCGACAGCCACACCCATCTCGTGTGGGCGGGCGACCGCCTGGCCGAGTACCACCTGCGGGCGCGCGGGGCCGCCTACGAGGAGATCCTCCAGGCGGGCGGTGGCATCTACAACACCGTACGAGCCACCACGACCGCTTCCGAAGAGGAGCTTCTAGGCCTCGCCCGGGAGCGGGCTCATACCTTCCTCCAGGGCGGCGTCACCGCCCTCGAGGTGAAGAGCGGTTACGGACTCGAGTTCGAGCAGGAGCTCAAGATGCTGCGCGTGGTGAACCGGCTCGCTGCCGAACTCCCGCAGCACGTCGTACCCACGCTCCTCGCCCATGTGATCCCGCGCGACCGCGACAGGAACGAGTACGTTGCCGCCTTCACCCGGGAACTCATACCCGAGGTGGCGAGGTCCGGCCTCGCCAGGGCCGTGGACGTCTTCTGCGACGCAGGCGCCTACACCCTCGACGAGACCCGGCTGATCTTCGAAGCCGCCCGGGCGCACGGTCTGGGCGTCAAGGCGCACGCCGAGCAGCTGACCCGAACCGGCGCAACCGCTCTCGTCGCCGAGTTCGAAGGCCTCTCGGCAGACCATCTCGAGCAGACCACCGAGGAGGATTGGCGGGCCCTGGCTGCCGCCGGCAGCGTAGCGACCCTCCTGCCCGGTGCGACCGTCTTGCTCAGGAAGCCGTTCCCTAGCGCGCGGGCGATGTGGGACGCCGGCGTCAAGGTGGCGGTGGCAACCGACCACAACCCAGGCTCGAGTCCCTTCTACAGCCTCTTCCTGGCCATGCAGCTGGCGATCGCCCTGGGAGATCTGACCGTCGAGGAGGCCCTCGTCGCAGGCACCGCTCACACGGCTGACGCGCTCGACCTGCCGGCCCTCGGCCGCCTGGAGAAGGGATCGGCTGCGGACTTCATAGTCACCTCCACCGCGCATGCGACCTCGCCGCTCTATACGTGGGGAACGACCGGGCTGGAGAGGGTCTACACCGGCGGCGAGGAAGTCTGGCCGTACGATAAGTCGTGA